Proteins encoded by one window of Venturia canescens isolate UGA chromosome 2, ASM1945775v1, whole genome shotgun sequence:
- the LOC122406419 gene encoding activin receptor type-2A-like translates to MFMLSTYFIILTFITFGLLGTISGHDVKGSAFCEFYNETMCAESQQGCSEREECIPHDPDKRNHCYVLWQFDSATKKSTIKLKGCFLDSKECYDKPHCVEKNADRKKKLFFCCCDGNMCNQNFTWDPQPTERPHTEQPKAVPKDDQQLFTLMLSISVPMLMLTIVLSSVYWCFKRRKLGYFNEQVPTLEPLPLPQPSPNLGLRPIQLIEIKARGRFGAVWKAQYRNDIVAVKVFPVQDKQSWQTEQEIFKLAHMDHQNILNFIGVEKRGDNLQTEFWLITAYHEKGSLCDYLKANVVSWPEMCKIAESMAHGLMHLHEEIPPNKVEGYKPAVAHRDFKSKNVLLKSNMNACIADFGLALIFHPGKPCGDTHGQVGTRRYMAPEVLEGAINFTRDSFLRIDMYACGLVLWELASRCTAQDGPVGEYRLPFEEEVGLHPTLEDMQESVVHKKERPLIPETWRKHPGLFSLCDTMEECWDHDAEARLSASCVMERVATLNRTLVINASTLIRVDNTNESMTTKESSM, encoded by the exons ATGTTCATGCTTTCGACGTATTTCATTATTCTGACTTTCATCACCTTCGGGTTGTTAG GCACAATAAGTGGCCACGATGTCAAAGGCTCAGCATTCTGCGAGTTCTACAACGAGACTATGTGCGCGGAGTCGCAGCAAGGGTGTTCGGAAAGAGAGGAATGCATTCCTCACGATCCGGATAAAAGAAACCATTGCTACGTTCTTTGGCAGTTCGATAGTGCCACCAAAAAATCCACCATAAAGCTCAAG GGCTGTTTTTTAGATAGCAAAGAATGTTACGACAAGCCTCACTGCGTTGAAAAGAAtgctgatagaaaaaaaaaattattcttctgTTGCTGCGATGGCAATATGTGCAACCAGAATTTCACATGGGATCCGCAACCCACGGAACGACCGCACACAGAAC aaCCGAAAGCTGTGCCAAAAGATGACCAACAACTCTTCACGCTCATGTTGTCCATTTCAGTTCCAATGCTGATGCTCACTATTGTTCTGTCGTCAGTTTACTGGTGCTTCAAACGCCGCAAGTTAGGATACTTCAACGAA CAAGTTCCCACACTAGAACCATTGCCATTGCCTCAGCCGTCACCAAATCTTGGACTGAGACCTATCCAACTGATCGAGATAAAAGCTCGTGGCCGTTTCGGTGCGGTCTGGAAAGCGCAATACAGAAACGACATTGTTGCAGTCAAAGTGTTTCCAGTGCAGGACAAACAATCGTGGCAGACGGAGCAAGAAATATTCAAGCTGGCTCATATGGATCAtcagaatattttgaatttcatcGGCGTAGAAAAACGAGGCGATAATCTTCAAACTGAATTTTGGCTGATCACAGCTTATCATGAGAAAGGTTCACTGTGCGATTATCTCAAAGCAAACGTTGTTTCGTGGCCGGAAATGTGCAAAATAGCTGAATCAATGGCTCATGGCTTGATGCATTTGCACGAAGAAATTCCTCCGAACAAAGTTGAAGGTTACAAGCCAGCAGTTGCACACAGAGATTTCAAATCGAAAAATGTTCTCTTGAAATCCAATATGAATGCTTGCATAGCAGATTTTGGACTCGCTCTCATTTTTCATCCTGGAAAACCGTGTGGTGATACTCACGGTCAG GTTGGAACCCGGAGGTACATGGCACCTGAAGTCTTGGAAGGTGCGATAAATTTCACGCGAGATTCGTTTCTTCGCATTGACATGTACGCATGTGGTCTCGTTCTTTGGGAGTTGGCTTCTCGATGTACCGCCCAAGAT GGACCAGTCGGAGAATACAGACTGCCTTTCGAGGAAGAGGTCGGTCTTCATCCTACCTTGGAAGATATGCAGGAGAGCGTAGTACACAAGAAGGAAAGACCACTGATACCAGAGACGTGGCGGAAGCATCCC ggtcttttttctctctgtgaCACGATGGAGGAATGTTGGGATCACGACGCCGAGGCACGCCTATCGGCCTCCTGTGTTATGGAACGTGTTGCTACGTTGAACAGAACTCTCGTGATAAATGCATCGACGTTGATACGCGTTGATAATACAAACGAGTCTATGACTACGAAAGAGTCTAGTATGTAG